In one window of Methanoculleus chikugoensis DNA:
- a CDS encoding nucleoside recognition domain-containing protein, with protein sequence MQVFFSAVNAVLLVTVGIVVVNILAEAGVFSRISSFTGPFCKISGLSDACVLSIVAMGVNATAGKSMLAEYYRDGKVTEREVIPILIMGAFPVVLGESLFRVQLPAALILLGPVVGGIYTGLNLFSSGIQALFALLYSRRFLADPGHVIAPVPAAPVAALALNRGSVIAGCRKAVPPLQRVVPITLVALVLVVF encoded by the coding sequence GTGCAGGTATTCTTTTCCGCGGTGAACGCCGTCCTGCTGGTAACCGTGGGCATCGTCGTCGTGAACATTCTCGCCGAGGCCGGGGTCTTTTCCCGGATTTCATCGTTTACCGGGCCGTTTTGCAAGATCTCCGGCCTCTCCGATGCGTGCGTCCTTTCGATCGTCGCGATGGGGGTCAACGCCACGGCGGGAAAGTCGATGCTCGCCGAATACTACCGCGACGGGAAGGTGACAGAGCGGGAGGTGATCCCGATCCTTATCATGGGCGCCTTCCCGGTGGTGCTCGGGGAATCGCTCTTCCGCGTCCAGCTCCCTGCGGCCCTGATCCTCCTCGGCCCTGTTGTCGGGGGGATCTACACGGGGCTGAACCTCTTCTCAAGCGGCATCCAGGCGCTTTTCGCCCTCCTCTACAGCCGCCGGTTCCTCGCAGATCCTGGACATGTGATCGCCCCGGTTCCTGCTGCCCCCGTGGCCGCGCTCGCGCTCAATCGGGGTTCTGTCATCGCCGGGTGCAGGAAGGCGGTCCCGCCGCTCCAGCGGGTCGTTCCCATCACCCTGGTCGCGCTGGTGTTGGTTGTGTTCTGA
- a CDS encoding type II/IV secretion system ATPase subunit, with protein sequence MERFRHREQGSTEEDESTPNGGVPSRILGGVKTLAARFRARDAPGVDIASGSPALPSAGNGTVNTYWLNPGFSYAVITRDKNSSLKYEVFEPELEPSEYILLNEAHDYIRDVFLFDSPREKNEISLTYDDMVPILRRFAPKLAKDRIGVLYYYLKRNFQGFARIDPLMHDDYLEDISCNGVGVPVYVYHRLYESMPTNITFKGDELNRFVLKIAQKADRQISLTTPLVDAALPDGSRIQLTFSDIVSTRGSSFTVRKFRKDPMTPVSLIEYGTYSPEVLACIWLAVENRKSMIVVGGTASGKTSTMNAISFFIPHHAKIVSIEDTREIQLPHENWLPTQTREINVRGSKGDVDMFALLKAALRQRPEFIIVGEVRGREAQTLFQAMNTGHTTFSTLHAGSIDEAINRLVSDPINVPTAMLGALDLMVIQSLHYLNDGTARRCDSLHEIRVERGREIVHDCLYRWDPLTDRFCREGCGSRVLDDIARRRGWSADELERELARRAEFLARIHADGGIGVDDLIRRIAAFGGGADVGPK encoded by the coding sequence ATGGAACGCTTCAGGCACCGGGAGCAGGGTTCGACAGAAGAAGACGAGAGCACCCCGAACGGAGGAGTTCCGTCCAGGATACTTGGTGGAGTCAAAACCCTGGCCGCACGCTTCAGGGCGCGCGACGCGCCGGGGGTAGACATCGCCTCCGGCAGCCCGGCCCTCCCCTCCGCCGGCAACGGCACGGTCAATACCTACTGGCTGAACCCCGGATTCTCGTACGCCGTCATCACCCGGGATAAAAACTCAAGTCTGAAGTACGAGGTCTTCGAACCCGAACTGGAACCCTCGGAGTACATCCTCCTCAACGAAGCCCATGACTACATACGCGATGTATTCCTCTTCGACTCGCCCAGAGAAAAGAACGAGATCAGCCTCACGTACGACGACATGGTGCCGATCCTGCGGCGGTTCGCACCGAAACTGGCCAAAGACCGGATCGGTGTCCTCTACTACTACCTGAAGCGCAACTTCCAGGGTTTCGCCAGGATCGACCCCCTGATGCACGACGACTACCTCGAGGACATCAGCTGCAACGGCGTCGGCGTCCCGGTCTACGTCTATCACCGGCTCTACGAGAGTATGCCGACGAACATCACGTTTAAGGGCGACGAACTGAACCGGTTCGTCCTCAAGATCGCCCAGAAGGCGGACCGGCAGATATCGCTCACGACGCCGCTCGTCGATGCGGCGCTCCCCGACGGCTCCCGTATCCAGCTGACGTTCTCCGATATCGTCTCCACCAGGGGGAGCTCGTTCACCGTCCGGAAGTTCCGCAAAGACCCGATGACGCCCGTCTCGCTCATCGAGTACGGGACCTACAGCCCGGAGGTGCTCGCGTGCATCTGGCTTGCCGTCGAGAACCGCAAGAGCATGATCGTCGTCGGCGGGACGGCGAGCGGCAAGACCTCGACGATGAACGCGATCTCGTTCTTCATACCCCACCACGCGAAGATCGTCTCCATCGAAGACACCCGTGAGATCCAGCTCCCGCACGAGAACTGGCTGCCGACGCAGACCCGCGAGATCAACGTCAGGGGTTCGAAGGGGGATGTCGACATGTTCGCCCTCCTCAAGGCGGCGCTCCGCCAGCGCCCCGAGTTCATCATCGTCGGGGAGGTCCGCGGCCGCGAGGCCCAGACGCTCTTCCAGGCGATGAACACCGGGCATACGACGTTCTCGACCCTCCACGCCGGCAGCATCGACGAGGCGATCAACCGCCTGGTCAGCGACCCGATCAACGTGCCGACCGCGATGCTCGGGGCGCTGGACCTGATGGTCATCCAGTCCCTCCATTACCTGAACGACGGAACAGCCAGGCGGTGCGACTCGCTCCACGAGATCCGGGTCGAGCGGGGGAGGGAGATCGTCCACGACTGCCTCTACCGCTGGGATCCCCTCACCGACCGGTTCTGCCGGGAAGGCTGCGGTTCGCGGGTCCTCGACGACATCGCCAGACGGCGCGGGTGGTCGGCCGACGAACTGGAGAGGGAACTTGCGCGCCGCGCGGAGTTCCTCGCACGGATACACGCGGACGGCGGTATCGGGGTGGACGACCTGATCCGCCGAATAGCCGCATTCGGAGGAGGCGCAGATGTCGGTCCCAAGTGA
- a CDS encoding type II secretion system F family protein: protein MSVPSDLPLPDGGQLRRALRMAHIPIPYPAYLRQVLLATAGAAAVYLAGIAYLTHAGYRILLFSVVPDAVTKIVLFLVLIAGVSGALYTYPFLIAQGRKTKIDLDLPYAITYMEALSTTMTLYEVIRKVYEEMDLFGEVSKEFGMIVRDVELFGEDLHTAMKNLQHTTPSPNLADFFNDLALLSDSGGDITAFLGARSGFFRDVAEREQEMALQTIEIMAEVYVTAFVAGPIVIMIMILSQNLAGQSDLAGWMPLITLGIPAGAIVMIGILYTLLPAENLQISRQERGDRERLDIPDPGGDVDPRLIKALKARSRTLGIMKALKQPFRHYISNYDWSLVLAMLCGGGATALLLLGYFDAWFPMYTLEVGVCIIVCVSLFPVMIAYEGRRWYVNSVERQMPEFLRELADMKDIGMTLQSAIHRIANTKLGLLSSELQITSEEIRRGVSIGNALVRMEERIGLVSVKRAISLVVKASEITDHLRETLMVAISDFEHYLKMKRERFNSAFTYIAVVYLSFGVYLYTALELNTRFVSSFAKFDVALDIAGNTTDMFHVAIILGAFSGIMAGQLSANSILSGFKHSIVFLIATVVVFVVLIGGAL, encoded by the coding sequence ATGTCGGTCCCAAGTGACCTGCCCCTCCCGGACGGCGGCCAACTCCGGAGGGCGCTGCGGATGGCGCACATCCCCATCCCGTATCCCGCCTACCTGCGGCAGGTTCTCCTCGCCACCGCCGGTGCGGCGGCCGTATACCTCGCGGGCATCGCCTATCTCACCCACGCCGGGTACAGGATCCTCCTCTTTTCCGTCGTTCCCGACGCGGTCACAAAGATCGTTCTCTTCCTTGTCCTGATCGCCGGTGTCTCCGGCGCCCTCTACACCTACCCCTTCCTCATCGCGCAGGGGAGGAAGACGAAGATCGACCTCGACCTCCCCTACGCCATCACCTACATGGAAGCCCTCTCCACCACCATGACCCTCTACGAGGTCATCCGCAAGGTCTACGAGGAGATGGACCTCTTCGGGGAGGTCTCAAAAGAGTTCGGCATGATCGTGCGCGACGTGGAACTCTTCGGAGAAGACCTTCACACGGCGATGAAGAACCTCCAGCACACTACCCCGTCGCCAAACCTCGCCGACTTCTTCAACGACCTCGCCCTCCTCTCCGACAGCGGGGGGGACATCACCGCGTTCCTCGGGGCGCGCTCCGGGTTCTTCAGGGACGTCGCGGAGCGCGAGCAGGAGATGGCGCTCCAGACCATCGAGATCATGGCCGAGGTCTACGTCACGGCGTTCGTTGCGGGCCCGATCGTCATCATGATCATGATCCTCTCGCAGAACCTCGCCGGCCAGAGCGATCTCGCGGGCTGGATGCCGCTGATCACCCTCGGCATCCCTGCCGGGGCGATTGTGATGATCGGGATCCTGTATACCCTCCTCCCCGCTGAAAACCTCCAGATCAGCCGGCAGGAGCGGGGGGACCGCGAGCGCCTCGACATCCCGGACCCGGGAGGAGACGTCGACCCGCGGCTGATCAAGGCCTTAAAGGCACGGAGCCGCACCCTCGGGATCATGAAGGCGCTGAAGCAGCCGTTCCGCCACTACATCTCGAACTACGACTGGAGCCTCGTGCTCGCGATGCTCTGCGGCGGCGGCGCCACCGCGCTTCTCCTGCTCGGCTACTTCGACGCGTGGTTCCCGATGTACACCCTGGAGGTCGGCGTCTGCATCATCGTCTGCGTCTCCCTCTTCCCCGTGATGATCGCCTACGAGGGGAGGCGGTGGTACGTCAACAGCGTCGAGCGCCAGATGCCGGAGTTCCTGCGCGAACTCGCCGATATGAAGGATATCGGGATGACGCTCCAGTCGGCGATCCACCGGATCGCGAACACGAAACTCGGGCTCCTGAGTTCGGAGCTGCAGATCACCTCCGAGGAGATCCGGCGGGGCGTCAGCATCGGCAACGCCCTCGTCCGGATGGAGGAGCGGATCGGGCTCGTCTCGGTGAAACGCGCGATATCGCTCGTGGTGAAAGCGAGCGAGATCACCGATCACCTCAGGGAGACGCTCATGGTCGCCATCAGCGACTTCGAACACTATCTCAAGATGAAACGGGAGCGGTTCAACTCGGCGTTCACCTACATCGCCGTCGTCTACCTCTCCTTCGGCGTCTACCTCTACACCGCCCTCGAACTCAACACCCGGTTCGTGTCGAGTTTCGCGAAGTTCGACGTCGCCCTGGACATCGCCGGGAACACGACCGACATGTTCCACGTCGCTATCATCCTCGGGGCGTTCTCGGGCATCATGGCCGGGCAGCTCAGCGCAAACAGCATCCTCTCCGGGTTCAAGCACAGCATCGTCTTCCTCATCGCGACGGTCGTGGTCTTTGTCGTGCTCATCGGGGGTGCGCTATGA
- a CDS encoding type IV pilin N-terminal domain-containing protein: MNDEAVSEVVGEMLMISLVLLLVAVFAVSLGNFLPTERAPTVTVMMTNTTENVTLYHKGGDWVRAADLEIVVSNTTATRKYRSDTFVLSPEKQVFDLGSSIVVNWTVAGDETVRLVMPRAVLFTGEVR; the protein is encoded by the coding sequence ATGAACGATGAAGCGGTATCCGAAGTCGTCGGGGAGATGCTCATGATCTCCCTCGTGCTCCTCCTCGTCGCTGTCTTTGCCGTATCGCTCGGGAACTTCCTCCCCACCGAGCGGGCGCCGACAGTCACCGTCATGATGACGAATACAACGGAGAACGTCACGCTCTACCATAAGGGCGGCGACTGGGTGCGGGCGGCCGACCTCGAAATCGTCGTCTCGAACACCACCGCGACCCGGAAGTACCGCTCCGATACGTTCGTCCTGTCGCCTGAGAAGCAGGTCTTCGACCTCGGGAGCAGCATCGTCGTGAACTGGACGGTCGCCGGCGACGAGACGGTGCGCCTCGTCATGCCGCGGGCGGTCCTCTTCACCGGGGAGGTGCGGTGA
- a CDS encoding phosphotransferase family protein codes for MTDEREVFEKVEAQVRALTGYTAVRSIPKGFSFERKYLLSCGDAKRYLLRIAPLSDPGVLPYKLAEFEVIRQLRNYSSLVPGAHAFGTSDDGSLCFMVLDFMEGTDGEAALGGLALQDQYRLGVQAGRELKRLHAMPAPKDLPDWPGAVSAKYARKAAAFDAQSLRPPGIDRARLSRYIRENISCIHGAGRTFLHGDYHPANLIVRDGRLTGIIDFNRHDWGDPVHDFLKMAFFTRAISIPFSVGQIDGYHEGPVPALFWKGYAVYCALTIVLDLLWAHDYARKSGLPGEIGRSEARVRRVYADHQALRWTSRAGTGSTRDEGAFRRERRGGAGSVFFCNRQENSGCCRGR; via the coding sequence ATGACGGATGAGCGGGAAGTCTTTGAGAAGGTAGAAGCGCAGGTCCGGGCGCTTACGGGGTATACCGCCGTCCGGAGCATCCCGAAGGGGTTCTCGTTCGAACGGAAATATCTCCTCTCCTGCGGCGATGCGAAACGGTATCTGCTCAGGATCGCCCCACTCTCCGATCCGGGGGTCCTGCCGTATAAGCTGGCGGAGTTCGAGGTCATCCGGCAGCTCCGGAACTACTCCTCACTCGTTCCCGGCGCGCATGCCTTCGGTACTTCCGACGATGGGAGCCTGTGCTTCATGGTGCTGGACTTCATGGAGGGGACCGACGGGGAAGCCGCACTGGGCGGGCTGGCACTGCAGGACCAGTACCGGCTCGGGGTGCAGGCAGGGAGGGAGCTGAAGAGACTGCACGCGATGCCGGCACCGAAAGACTTACCGGACTGGCCCGGGGCCGTCAGCGCGAAATACGCCCGCAAGGCTGCCGCGTTTGACGCACAGTCCCTCCGCCCTCCGGGGATCGACCGGGCGCGCCTCTCCCGGTATATCCGGGAGAACATCTCTTGCATTCACGGCGCCGGCAGGACGTTCCTTCACGGCGATTACCATCCGGCGAACCTGATCGTTCGCGACGGGCGGCTGACCGGGATCATCGATTTCAACCGGCATGACTGGGGCGATCCCGTCCATGACTTTCTGAAGATGGCTTTCTTCACCCGCGCCATCAGTATTCCGTTCTCCGTGGGCCAGATTGACGGGTATCACGAAGGGCCGGTTCCCGCACTGTTCTGGAAGGGATATGCGGTGTATTGCGCCCTGACGATCGTTCTCGATCTCCTCTGGGCGCACGATTATGCCCGTAAAAGCGGTTTGCCGGGCGAGATCGGGCGATCCGAGGCGAGGGTACGGCGGGTCTATGCCGACCACCAGGCTTTGCGATGGACATCCCGTGCTGGTACCGGGAGTACGAGGGATGAGGGAGCGTTCCGGCGGGAAAGGAGGGGCGGTGCGGGTTCGGTCTTTTTTTGCAATCGCCAGGAGAATTCGGGTTGCTGTCGAGGCCGGTGA
- a CDS encoding type IV pilin N-terminal domain-containing protein has translation MNAREESRDAAVSPVIGVMLMLVVTIIIAAVVSSFAGGLGTTKDATPTVTFKADLSVADGLTITCLGVSPGKNVDFDVCVGDTNYYKVGGGTTSTFTPGTGINIPSFAQGQQMSLDKGFTDAFGAFDGYEGTGTYVPNPSFIGKTYTIQLIDKDSGIIGKAYAVLTA, from the coding sequence ATGAATGCGAGAGAAGAATCACGGGATGCAGCAGTATCGCCGGTCATCGGCGTCATGCTGATGCTTGTCGTAACCATCATCATCGCAGCGGTGGTCTCCTCCTTTGCGGGAGGGCTGGGTACGACGAAAGACGCTACACCGACGGTTACCTTCAAGGCCGACCTGAGCGTGGCGGATGGTCTTACCATAACGTGCCTTGGCGTCAGCCCCGGCAAGAACGTGGATTTCGATGTCTGTGTCGGCGACACCAACTACTATAAAGTTGGAGGGGGCACCACGTCTACCTTTACCCCGGGGACAGGTATCAACATTCCTTCATTTGCACAGGGACAGCAAATGAGTCTTGACAAGGGATTTACCGATGCGTTTGGAGCCTTTGACGGGTATGAAGGGACCGGGACGTATGTGCCGAATCCGAGCTTTATCGGAAAGACCTACACTATCCAGCTGATCGACAAGGATTCCGGTATCATCGGGAAGGCATACGCAGTTCTCACGGCATAA
- a CDS encoding type IV pilin, protein MQRRTDLKKKDDAVSPVIAVMLMLVVTIIIAAVVSGFAGGLVGSQKAAPSASFDVSLTDKSIDLTVRSISEEVSSKDIMIVLSNAGDTRKLVPGYHTVPFGFNIVEWQDVKGFKDQDNVTTAADNPSISATQAANSTNSKQWFGNYTLKAGSRMSASDGAFIDVYSGIKPEGFTKSKFSKNEIIGGWTLAQWTSVFGDTATADNLGSDPTVLKLNSGSTIGDADLAAHLFSKGLATSGEAGATLTSSIYAETTDTNWVFGATSVYGDGYGGITEISPGDRVTVTIVHTPSGQTMFMKTVTVKEA, encoded by the coding sequence ATGCAACGCAGAACAGATTTGAAAAAAAAGGATGATGCGGTCTCGCCCGTCATCGCCGTCATGCTGATGCTGGTGGTGACTATCATCATCGCGGCCGTGGTGAGCGGGTTTGCGGGCGGACTGGTGGGCTCGCAGAAAGCCGCCCCGTCGGCAAGCTTCGATGTCAGCCTGACGGATAAGAGTATCGACCTCACCGTACGGTCGATCTCCGAGGAGGTCTCCTCCAAGGACATCATGATCGTCCTCTCGAATGCCGGAGATACGCGGAAGCTGGTGCCGGGATACCACACAGTGCCATTCGGGTTTAACATCGTGGAATGGCAGGATGTAAAGGGTTTCAAGGATCAGGATAACGTTACCACTGCTGCTGACAACCCCTCTATTTCGGCGACACAAGCAGCAAATAGCACAAACTCAAAACAGTGGTTTGGAAACTATACCCTGAAAGCCGGTTCAAGGATGAGTGCCTCTGATGGTGCGTTTATAGATGTTTACAGTGGTATCAAACCGGAAGGTTTCACTAAATCTAAATTCTCTAAGAATGAGATCATCGGTGGTTGGACCCTTGCTCAGTGGACGAGCGTATTTGGAGACACAGCGACCGCCGATAATCTGGGTTCAGATCCTACTGTCCTTAAACTAAATTCTGGTTCTACGATTGGTGATGCCGATCTTGCTGCGCATTTATTTAGCAAGGGGCTTGCAACTAGCGGAGAGGCTGGCGCTACCCTTACGAGCTCCATCTATGCAGAAACCACTGATACTAACTGGGTGTTCGGAGCTACAAGCGTGTATGGCGATGGTTATGGAGGTATCACCGAAATATCTCCCGGCGACCGCGTCACCGTGACGATTGTCCATACCCCGTCGGGTCAGACCATGTTTATGAAAACCGTTACGGTGAAGGAGGCATAA
- a CDS encoding FmdE family protein encodes MAEIDLLLARAKEFHGDMCPGIVLGTRMTMIGMRELHMDPMVRNRDLIVYVEIDRCITDAVQAITGCSLGRRTLKYRPYGKFAATFINLATQDAVRVSAREKERTENPGPEAATALRDAPEEDLFKVQRVGVVIPEGDLPGFPKHRTRCSRCGETILDNKEIVAEETILCGNCARGSYYTEAD; translated from the coding sequence ATGGCTGAGATCGATCTCCTCCTGGCACGGGCAAAAGAGTTCCACGGTGATATGTGCCCCGGGATCGTGCTCGGGACCCGGATGACGATGATCGGGATGCGGGAACTCCACATGGACCCGATGGTGAGAAACAGGGATCTTATCGTGTATGTCGAGATCGACCGCTGCATTACGGATGCAGTCCAGGCGATCACGGGGTGCTCGCTCGGTCGTCGCACGCTGAAATACCGGCCCTACGGCAAGTTTGCCGCCACGTTCATCAACCTCGCGACACAGGATGCCGTCAGGGTCTCGGCCCGGGAGAAGGAGCGGACGGAGAATCCCGGCCCCGAGGCAGCAACCGCGCTGCGCGACGCACCGGAGGAGGATCTCTTCAAGGTGCAGAGAGTCGGGGTCGTGATCCCCGAAGGCGACCTCCCCGGCTTCCCGAAGCACCGGACCCGCTGCAGCAGGTGCGGCGAGACGATCCTGGACAACAAAGAGATTGTGGCGGAAGAGACGATCCTGTGCGGCAACTGCGCCCGGGGATCGTATTACACGGAAGCGGACTAA
- a CDS encoding class I SAM-dependent methyltransferase: protein MRYESPGASGTTIDYVCLWDEQHARSLAQKEKMGEDRGKFWSNQDVVDRFVRNLIFGDKSRIENQIAGMQIPPGSSVLDIGAGPGTLAVPLALAGCRVTVVEPSAPMGAAMERYRRLVNAPPIREIRGCWEDVGPEEAGVHDVVVASRSLVMGDIRTSLLKMDAAARHAVHLYWFFSSPSASGGNAELWPALHGEPYYSEANADILWNVLCQLGIYANVQVETKKRGQRYAGFEEMREDYYKRLSVTEDWQREIVDVFLLERAVRDGSEYVAPGRSRTAHIWWEKGDPTPD from the coding sequence ATGCGGTATGAAAGCCCCGGTGCCTCCGGCACCACGATTGACTACGTCTGTTTGTGGGACGAACAGCATGCCCGTTCTCTTGCGCAGAAGGAGAAGATGGGCGAGGATCGCGGGAAGTTCTGGTCGAACCAGGATGTGGTCGACCGGTTTGTCCGGAATCTTATCTTTGGGGATAAGTCCCGTATCGAGAACCAGATCGCCGGGATGCAGATCCCGCCGGGTTCGTCGGTTCTTGATATCGGTGCAGGTCCCGGGACCCTTGCGGTTCCTCTTGCCCTTGCGGGCTGCAGGGTTACGGTTGTAGAGCCGTCGGCTCCTATGGGTGCGGCGATGGAGAGATACCGCCGGCTGGTGAATGCTCCTCCGATCCGTGAGATCCGCGGCTGCTGGGAGGACGTCGGCCCGGAGGAGGCGGGGGTGCACGACGTCGTCGTTGCTTCACGGTCTCTTGTCATGGGCGATATCCGCACCAGTCTTCTGAAGATGGATGCGGCGGCGAGACATGCGGTGCACCTCTACTGGTTCTTCTCCTCCCCATCCGCTTCGGGAGGAAACGCCGAGCTCTGGCCGGCACTGCACGGTGAGCCGTACTACAGTGAAGCGAACGCCGATATCCTGTGGAACGTCCTCTGCCAGCTGGGCATTTATGCGAACGTGCAGGTTGAAACGAAGAAGAGAGGCCAGCGATACGCCGGGTTTGAAGAGATGCGGGAGGATTATTACAAGCGTCTTTCCGTAACGGAGGACTGGCAGCGGGAGATCGTCGATGTGTTTCTTCTCGAACGGGCGGTCAGGGACGGTTCTGAGTACGTTGCCCCGGGCCGTTCGCGAACCGCCCATATCTGGTGGGAGAAGGGTGATCCCACCCCGGATTAG
- a CDS encoding class I SAM-dependent methyltransferase yields the protein MKDSGMMVDYISLWNEQHEAANRQKQIQNDGRSFWEDPANIRRFVDRLLNGDRSRIVDQIAAMQIPPGSTVLDIGAGPGTLAVPLALAGCDVTVVEPSAGMRAAMKEYREFSGAPEIREIPSRWEDADPAEVGTHDVVVASFSLALDDIGPSLKKIDSAAKRSVHLFWFLTPPAWTGANFSLWPRLHGSEFAAEPTADLLWNCLCQLGIYPDLTVEGVEKGQRYPTEEEAVADYCRRLYVRDDRQREIVASFVHERIVRTKTGFCIPGVSKTAHIRWEK from the coding sequence GTGAAGGATAGCGGCATGATGGTCGACTACATCTCTCTCTGGAACGAGCAGCATGAGGCGGCGAACCGCCAGAAGCAGATCCAAAACGACGGCAGAAGTTTCTGGGAAGACCCGGCAAACATTCGCCGCTTTGTGGACCGGCTGCTGAACGGCGACCGATCGCGTATCGTTGACCAGATTGCGGCGATGCAGATCCCTCCCGGGTCCACGGTGCTCGACATCGGGGCGGGTCCGGGGACTCTTGCCGTCCCCCTTGCTCTCGCGGGCTGCGACGTCACGGTCGTGGAGCCGTCCGCCGGGATGCGGGCCGCGATGAAGGAGTACCGGGAGTTCTCCGGGGCTCCGGAGATCCGCGAGATCCCCTCCCGGTGGGAGGATGCGGACCCGGCGGAGGTGGGGACGCACGATGTCGTCGTCGCTTCGTTCTCGCTAGCGCTCGACGATATCGGCCCTTCCCTCAAAAAGATAGACTCGGCGGCGAAGCGGTCGGTACACCTGTTCTGGTTCCTGACGCCGCCCGCGTGGACCGGGGCGAACTTCAGTCTCTGGCCGCGACTGCACGGAAGCGAGTTTGCTGCCGAACCGACGGCGGATCTCCTCTGGAACTGTTTGTGCCAGCTCGGGATCTATCCGGATCTAACGGTCGAAGGCGTGGAGAAAGGGCAGCGCTACCCGACCGAAGAGGAGGCTGTTGCCGACTACTGCCGGCGTCTCTATGTCCGCGACGACCGGCAGCGGGAGATCGTTGCTTCCTTCGTGCATGAGCGGATCGTGCGGACGAAAACCGGGTTCTGTATTCCGGGGGTCTCGAAGACGGCCCATATCCGGTGGGAGAAGTGA
- a CDS encoding ABC transporter substrate-binding protein produces MKTVIKMLVVLVLLSGTAVAFCSAAEETRTFVDDVGREITLPVKIDAVSPSGPLAQIVLYSVDQDLFVSVSSEFTDAQAKYIDPRLLTLPVTGQFYSSKAATMNPESIMELNKNLNIDVVLDIGEAKETMKPDLDDIQSKTGVAFAFVTQNKLEEIPASYVKLGELLSRPERGQELSDYVSALLAEFDTGMKEVGDNKKSLIYVTAIDGNSISMIGKGSYHAEVIDYVGNNLAKPATTGGPGDEYTMEDILQLNPDYIIVGYVDGHAYYNTIMTDPMWRSLSAVRNGNVYEAPYGPYSWMGGPPSIQRLLSMIWLGNLMYPDVFDYDIDYRVKEFYTLFFRYDLTDAELDDLMVYAKPAPASASAQATTQAPAPLFGVLAGLAAAAAVAGRGRNR; encoded by the coding sequence ATGAAGACAGTAATAAAAATGCTCGTGGTTCTCGTTCTCCTCTCCGGCACCGCCGTCGCATTCTGCAGCGCCGCCGAGGAGACCCGGACATTCGTCGACGATGTCGGCCGGGAGATCACCCTGCCGGTCAAGATCGACGCGGTCTCGCCGTCCGGCCCCCTGGCCCAGATCGTGCTCTACTCAGTGGATCAGGACCTCTTCGTGAGTGTCTCCAGCGAGTTTACCGATGCCCAGGCGAAGTACATCGATCCCCGGCTTCTGACGCTTCCGGTCACCGGCCAGTTCTACAGCTCCAAGGCCGCGACCATGAACCCCGAGTCGATCATGGAATTGAACAAAAACCTCAACATCGACGTGGTTCTGGACATCGGCGAGGCAAAGGAGACCATGAAGCCGGATCTTGATGATATCCAGTCGAAGACCGGTGTGGCGTTCGCGTTCGTCACCCAGAACAAGCTCGAGGAGATCCCCGCTTCCTACGTGAAACTCGGCGAACTTCTCTCCCGCCCGGAGCGCGGTCAGGAACTCTCCGACTACGTCTCCGCGCTTCTTGCCGAGTTTGATACCGGCATGAAGGAGGTCGGCGACAATAAAAAGTCCCTGATCTACGTGACCGCCATCGACGGCAACTCCATATCCATGATCGGAAAAGGCTCGTATCATGCCGAAGTTATCGATTATGTCGGCAACAACCTCGCAAAACCCGCGACGACCGGCGGGCCGGGCGACGAGTACACGATGGAGGATATCCTTCAGTTGAATCCCGATTACATCATCGTGGGGTACGTCGACGGGCACGCCTACTATAACACGATCATGACCGACCCGATGTGGCGGTCGCTCTCTGCGGTCAGGAACGGCAACGTCTACGAGGCGCCGTACGGCCCGTACAGCTGGATGGGCGGTCCGCCGTCGATTCAGCGGCTGTTGTCGATGATCTGGCTCGGGAACCTGATGTACCCGGACGTCTTCGACTATGATATCGACTATCGCGTCAAGGAGTTCTACACGCTGTTCTTCAGGTACGACCTGACGGATGCGGAGCTGGACGACCTGATGGTGTATGCAAAACCCGCCCCGGCATCCGCGTCGGCACAGGCAACCACGCAGGCCCCGGCCCCGCTCTTCGGCGTTCTTGCAGGTCTCGCCGCAGCAGCGGCTGTTGCCGGGAGGGGGCGCAACCGGTGA